Proteins encoded together in one Prinia subflava isolate CZ2003 ecotype Zambia chromosome 23, Cam_Psub_1.2, whole genome shotgun sequence window:
- the BYSL gene encoding bystin — protein sequence MPKARRARGSGAAPALPLAEQILQDAAPRARGRRGEPGGAEERGGDGGGDGFVDARLSRRILEQARRQQEELEAEHGPGAPAAPRQRSVVLGPGSDSEDDEEWPSLEKAAAAAGRSGDYGGEVEVDPEDEKAIEMFMNKNPPLRRTLADIIMEKITEKQTEVETALSEISGRPMPQLDPRVLEVYRGVREVLSKYRSGKLPKAFKIIPALSNWEQILYITEPETWTAAAMYQATRIFSSNLKERMAQRFYNLVLLPRIRDDIAEYKRLNFHLYMALKKALFKPAAWFKGILIPLCESGTCSLREAIIIGSILTKCSIPVLHSSAALLKLAEMQYSGANSIFLRLLIDKKYALPFRVLDALVFHFLAFRTEQRLLPVLWHQSLLALAQRYKEDLSSEQKEALLELLKFHSHPQISPEIRRELMNSKTRDVEGEQAPAME from the exons ATGCCCAAGGcccggcgggcgcggggctcgggcgcggccccggcgctgcccttGGCCGAGCAGATCCTGCAGGACGCGGCTCCGCGGGCGCGGGGGAGGCGCGGGGAGCCCGGCGGGGCGGAGGAGCGGGGCGGGGATGGCGGCGGCGACGGCTTCGTGGACGCGCGGCTGTCCCGGCGCATCCTGGAGCAGGCGCGgcggcagcaggaggagctggaggccgAGCACGGCCccggggcgcccgcagccccccggcAGCGCAGCGTGGTGCTGG GTCCCGGCTCGGACTCGGAGGATGACGAGGAATGGCCCTCGCTGGAgaaggcggcggcggccgcgggacGGAGCGGGGATTACGGCGGGGAGGTGGAGGTGGACCCCGAGGATGAGAAAGCCATCGAGATGTTCATGAACAAGAACCCGCCGCTGAG GCGCACCCTGGCCGACATCATCATGGAGAAGATCACGGAGAAGCAGACGGAGGTGGAGACGGCGCTGTCGGAGATCTCGGGCCGCCCCATGCCCCAGCTCGACCCCCGTGTCCTGGAGGTCTACAGGGGTGTCAGGGAG GTGCTGTCCAAGTACAGGAGCGGGAAGCTCCCCAAGGCGTTTAAAATCATTCCTGCCTTGTCCAACTGGGAGCAGATCCTCTACATCACTGAGCCAGAGACGTGGACGGCTGCTGCCATGTACCAGGCCACCAG GATATTTTCCTCCAACCTGAAGGAGAGGATGGCCCAGCGCTTCTACAacctggtgctgctgccgcGGATCCGCGACGACATCGCCGAGTACAAGCGGCTCAACTTCCACCTGTACATGGCTCTCAAGAAGGCTCTGTTCAAGCCAGCGGCCTGGTTCAAGG ggatcctcATCCCACTGTGCGAGTCCGGCACGTGCTCGCTCAGGGAGGCCATCATCATCGGCAGCATCCTCACCAAGTGCTCCATCCCCGTCCTGCACTCCAG cgcGGCGCTGCTGAAGCTGGCCGAGATGCAGTACAGCGGCGCCAACAGCATCTTCCTGCGCCTGCTCATCGACAAGAAGTACGCGCTGCCCTTCCGCGTGCTGGACGCGCTGGTCTTCCACTTCCTGGCCTTCCGCACCGagcagcggctgctgcccgTGCTGTGGCACCAGAGCCTGCTGGCCCTGGCGCAGCGCTACAAGGAGGATTTGTCCTCGGAGCAGAaggaggctctgctggagctgctcaagTTCCACAGCCACCCGCAGATCTCGCCCGAGATCCGCCGCGAGCTGATGAACTCCAAGACGAGGGACGTGGAAGGGGAGCAGGCGCCGGCCATGGAATGA